The following is a genomic window from Kiritimatiellia bacterium.
TATTTTGATTCTTTCATTTCATCAAAATATCCTTTTCTTGTCCCACTTGTCTGACATTGATAAACCGGCCTTTCAATGCTGATTCTTTCGCCGCCAGGCAGGCGTATACGCTCTGGATGCCCATGGCGAGGGTGGCGCGGATTTTTTTGCCGCCCTTCATCACCCTGATGAAATCATGGATCAATTCGCGGTCGCCGCCGAAATGCGGCTGGTAATGCCCGCCGCTGATGGTGTCGGTATAGGAGCTGGAACGGCGCGACAGCTTGAGATTGTTCTTGTACCAGTCAAAGGAGACGGCCCCCTTGTAGCCGCTGACGGTCGCGCCCCTGGCCGGCCGGCAGGCATAAAAAACCTGCGTGTAAACCCCTTTGGCGCCGTTCTTGAATTCAACCAGCGCGCTGGAGGAATCTTCATTCATCCCTTTTTCCGGCGTGCCGCAATCAACGCTGAACGGGCAGAGATGGTCTTCCCGGGGGCGTTTTTTCAGGTCTTCCGGGCAATACAGGTGGGTGTACATAAGGTCTTCAATAGGGGACCCCTCCTGAACCTTGCGGCGGTTTGCCGGACTTTCCGGGCAGGTTTCCGCCTCGCGGCATTGCGAGCATTTCAGGCCGGCCGGTTTTTTGCCGCCGTAGACCCGGCCCCAAGACGCCGTGGCCGCCACTTTCACGATCGGCGAATCCATCAGGTAACTCATGGCGTCAAAATCATGGGTGGCCTTCTGCAAAAACAGGCCCTGGGTAACCTGGTAATTCCGGTAATGCTGTTCAAAAAATCCGGCGCCGTAAGTAACATAATTGACCGCCAGGATATGCTCCGGCTTGCCGACCGCGCCGCCGGCAATCTGCTCCCGCGCGAGGGCGCAGAGGGGGGAGAGGCGCAGGGGAAAACTCACAACGACCGGACATTTTGATTTTTCAAACGCCCTTTCCAGGGCCGTTGCCTGCGCCATGGAAATCGCCACCGGTTTTTCCAGAAACATCGGAACATCAAATCTGGACGCCTCAATGGCATAGGGTGTGTGCAGATTGCACCGCGGCCCGACGATGATGCCGTCCAGTTTTGCTTTGCGCAGCATTTCCGGCAGGGTGGTGTAAAACACCGCCTCGTTCCGGTCGGCTTCCGGCAAACGCGCGCGCGCGTTTGCCTCGTCCGGGTCCACGACCCCGGCCACGCGGGCGTCGGGCTCCTCCTCAAGCAAATATCGGTTCACCAACCCGCTTGAACGATGTCCGTAACCGACCACGCCTATTTTGAGCATAATACCGCTTCCTTTCTATTTAACCAGTTGTTTAAGTTTGATGATTTCATCGGCAATGCGCCGGCGGGCGGCGTTGGCCGTTTCGTCCGTAACATTGCCGGGCGCGAGATAGCAATTGCCGGTCTGCGCGTCGGCGCCCCAGGGCATTTCGTTCAACAGGTCTGCCAGCATTTTTTCAGCCGCAGCAGTTTCTTTTTCCCGCTCTTTCTCCCTGGCGCGCAGAATCCATTGTTTCAGGGTGTGAATATACTTGTAATCGTCAATCCCCTCGCGAATGCCTTCCCACTGCAGGGTTGAAATAGTCGCTTCGTTGGAGGTGATATTGCGGGCGGGGTAGGCAATGATGGAGTTTTTGGGAGCGGCGCGCATGTCGGATTCGTCCCAGTCTA
Proteins encoded in this region:
- a CDS encoding Gfo/Idh/MocA family oxidoreductase produces the protein MLKIGVVGYGHRSSGLVNRYLLEEEPDARVAGVVDPDEANARARLPEADRNEAVFYTTLPEMLRKAKLDGIIVGPRCNLHTPYAIEASRFDVPMFLEKPVAISMAQATALERAFEKSKCPVVVSFPLRLSPLCALAREQIAGGAVGKPEHILAVNYVTYGAGFFEQHYRNYQVTQGLFLQKATHDFDAMSYLMDSPIVKVAATASWGRVYGGKKPAGLKCSQCREAETCPESPANRRKVQEGSPIEDLMYTHLYCPEDLKKRPREDHLCPFSVDCGTPEKGMNEDSSSALVEFKNGAKGVYTQVFYACRPARGATVSGYKGAVSFDWYKNNLKLSRRSSSYTDTISGGHYQPHFGGDRELIHDFIRVMKGGKKIRATLAMGIQSVYACLAAKESALKGRFINVRQVGQEKDILMK